In one window of Rhinopithecus roxellana isolate Shanxi Qingling chromosome 15, ASM756505v1, whole genome shotgun sequence DNA:
- the UBE4A gene encoding LOW QUALITY PROTEIN: ubiquitin conjugation factor E4 A (The sequence of the model RefSeq protein was modified relative to this genomic sequence to represent the inferred CDS: deleted 1 base in 1 codon): MTDQENNNNISSNPFAALFGSLADAKQFAAIQKEQLKQQSDELPASPDDSDNSVSESLDEFDYSVAEISRSFRSQQEICEQLNINHMIQRIFLITLDNSDPSLKSGNGIPSRCVYLEEMAVELEDQDWLDMSNVEQALFARLLLQDPGNHLINMTSSTTLNLSADRDAGERHIFCYLYSCFQRAKEEITKVPENLLPFAVQCRNLTVSNTRTVLLTPEIYVDQNIHEQLVDLMLEAIQGAHFEDVTEFLEEVIEALILDEEVRTFPEVMIPVFDILLGRIKDLELCQILLYAYLDILLYFTRQKDTAKVFVEYIQPKDPTNGQMYQKTLLGIILNISCLLKTPGVVENHGYFLNPSRSSPQEIKVQEANIHQFMAQFHEKIYQMLKNLLQLSPETKHCILSWLGNCLHANAGRTKIWANQMPEIFFQMYASDAFFLNLGAALLKLCQPFCKPRSSRLLTFNPTYCALKELNDEERKIKNVHMRGLDKETCLIPAVQEPKFPQNYNLVTENLALTEYTLYLGFHRLHDQMVKINQNLHRLQVAWRDAQQSSSPAADNLREQFERLMTIYLSTKTAMTEPQMLQNCLNLQVSMAVLLVQLAIGNEGSQPIELTFPLPDGYSSLAYVPEFFADNLGDFLIFLRRFADDILETSADSLEHVLHFITIFTGSIERMKNPHLRAKLAEVLEAVMPHLDQTPNPLVSSVFHRKRVFCNFQYAPQLAEALIKVFVDIEFTGDPHQFEQKFNYRRPMYPILRYMWGTDTYRESIKDLADYASKNLEAMNPPLFLRFLNLLMNDAIFLLDEAIQYLSKIKIQQIEKDRGEWDSLTPEARREKEAGLQMFGQLARFHNIMSNETIGTLAFLTSEIKSLFVHPFLAERIISMLNYFLQHLVGPKMGALKVKDFSEFDFKPQQLVSDICTIYLNLGDEENFCATVPKDGRSYSPTLFAQTVRVLKKINKPGNMIVAFSNLAERIKSLADLQQQEEETYADACDEFLDPIMSTLMCDPVVLPSSRVTVDRSTIARHLLSDQTDPFNRSPLTMDQIRPNTELKEKIQRWLAERKQQKEQPE, from the exons ATGACAGACCAGGAGAATAACAACAACATCTCAAGTAACCCCTTTGCTGCTCTTTTTGGCTCCCTGGCTGATGCCAAACAGTTTGCGGCAATCCAAAAAGAGCAGCTGAAGCAACAATCTG ATGAACTCCCAGCTAGTCCAGATGACTCGGATAATAGCGTGTCAGAGAGCCTGGATGAATTCGATTACTCTGTGGCTGAGATTAGCCGCTCATTCCGATCACAGCAAGAAATATGTGAGCAACTCAACATCAATCACATGATCCAAAGGATCTTCCTTATTACTCTGGACAACA GTGATCCCAGCTTGAAAAGCGGGAATGGCATCCCCAGCCGTTGTGTGTATTTGGAAGAAATGGCAGTAGAGCTAGAAGATCAAGACTGGCTCGATATGAGCAACGTTGAGCAG gccCTCTTCGCTCGCTTATTACTTCAAGATCCAGGCAACCACTTAATTAACATGACTTCTTCTACAACGCTAAATCTCTCTGCTGATCGAGATGCAGGGGAGAGGCACATTTTTTGTTACCTTTACTCCTGCTTCCAGAGAGCCAAGGAAGAG ATTACCAAAGTTCCAGAGAACCTGCTACCCTTTGCAGTGCAGTGCAGAAACCTCACTGTGTCTAATACCCGAACAGTTCTTCTCACCCCGGAGATCTATGTTGACCAAAACATCCATGAGCAACTGGTAGATTTGATGTTAGAAGCCATCCAGGGAGCCC ATTTTGAAGATGTAACTGAATTTCTGGAAGAGGTCATTGAAGCCTTGATATTGGATGAGGAAGTTCGAACATTTCCAGAAGTCATGATTCCAGTGTTTGATATTTTATTGGGCCGAATAAAAGATCTCGAGCTCTGTCAGATCCTTTTGTATGCATATCTGGATATTCTTCTCTATTTCACTAGGCAAAAAGATACGGCAAAG GTTTTTGTAGAATACATTCAGCCCAAGGACCCTACCAATGGGCAAATGTACCAGAAGACCTTGCTGGGAATAATTCTGAATATCTCCTGCTTATTAAAGACTCCGGGTGTTGTAGAAAATCATGGCTACTTTTTGAATCCATCTCGTTCCAGCCCCCAGGAGATCAAAGTACAGGAGGCCAACATCCATCAG TTCATGGCTCAGTTCCACGAAAAGATCTACCAGATGCTGAAGAACTTACTCCAGCTCTCTCcagaaaccaaacactgtatCTTGTCCTGGCTTGGAAACTGTTTGCATGCAAATGCAGGCCGCACTAAGATTTGGGCCAATCAGATGCCAGAAATCTTTTTCCAAATGTATGCCTCGGATGCCTTCTTTCTGAATCTGGGTGCTGCTCTCCTGAAGCTGTGCCAGCCATTTTGCAAACCCAGATCCTCTCGGCTCCTCACCTTTAATCCCACATACTGTGCCCTCAAGGAGTTGAATGATGAAGaacgaaaaattaaaaatgtacacaTGAGAG GTTTGGACAAAGAAACCTGTTTGATCCCAGCTGTACAGGAGCCAAAGTTTCCACAGAACTACAACCTTGTAACAGAGAACCTTGCCCTGACAGAGTACACCTTGTACTTGGGATTTCACAG GTTGCATGATCAGATGGTAAAAATCAACCAAAATCTGCATCGGCTGCAGGTTGCGTGGCGGGATGCTCAGCAAAGTTCTAGCCCTGCTGCTGACAATCTTCGTGAGCAGTTTGAACGATTGATGACTATCTATCTTTCTACCAAGACTGCCATGACAGAGCCACAAATGCTACAAAACTGCCTAAACTTGCAGGTGTCCATGGCTGTTCTACTGGTTCAACTGGCCATAGGCAAC GAGGGCTCACAACCAATAGAGTTAACCTTTCCTTTGCCAGATGGCTACAGCTCTTTGGCTTATGTGCCAG aattttttgcAGATAACCTGggtgattttctcatttttctccgcCGCTTTGCCGATGACATTTTGGAGACATCAGCAGATTCCCTGGAGCATGTCCTTCACTTTATCACCATTTTCACTGGAAGCATAGAAAG aaTGAAGAATCCCCATCTGAGGGCCAAACTAGCAGAGGTGTTGGAAGCAGTGATGCCCCACCTGGATCAGACCCCAAATCCTTTGGTATCCAGTGTATTCCACCGAAAACGTGTGTTCTGCAACTTTCAGTATGCACCCCAACTTGCAGAGGCTCTAATCAAGGTTTTTGTGGACATCGAATTTACAG GAGACCCCCATCAATTTGAACAGAAGTTTAATTACCGTCGTCCCATGTATCCTATCCTAAGATACATGTGGGGGACAGATACCTATCGGGAGAGCATTAAG GATTTGGCTGACTATGCCTCTAAGAATTTAGAAGCCATGAATCCCCCACTTTTCCTCCGCTTTCTTAACCTGCTAATGAATGATGCCATCTTCCTTTTGGATGAAGCCATACAg TATTTGAGCAAGATAAAGATTCAGCAAATTGAGAAGGACCGAGGTGAATGGGATAGTCTGACTCCAGAAGCCCGCCGAGAAAAGGAGGCCGGCCTACAGATGTTTGGACAGCTGGCACGTTTCCATAACATCATGTCCAATGAAACAATCGGTACCCTTGCCTTTCTCACATCAG AGATCAAGTCACTCTTTGTGCATCCCTTCCTGGCTGAGCGCATCATCTCCATGTTGAACTACTTCCTGCAACACCTGGTTGGCCCCAAGATGGGTGCCTTAAAAGTCAAGGACTTCAGTGAATTTGACTTCAAACCCCAGCAGCTTGTATCAGATATCTGCACTATCTACTTAAATCTTGG GGATGAGGAGAATTtctgtgccactgtgcccaaggATGGACGTTCCTATTCCCCAACTCTCTTTGCACAGACAGTTCGagtcttgaagaaaataaataagcctGGGAATATGATTGTGGCTTTCAGCAACTTGGCAGAGAGAATCaag TCTCTTGCAGACCTCCAACAACAGGAAGAGGAAACCTATGCAGATGCCTGTGATGAGTTCCTGGATCCCATTATGAGCACACTGATGTGTGACCCTGTGGTGCTGCCATCTTCCAGAGTCACTGTGGATAGATCCACCATTGCAAGACATTTGCTCAG TGACCAAACAGATCCCTTTAACCGTAGTCCCCTCACCATGGACCAGATCCGTCCAAAcacagaactaaaagaaaaaatccaacGGTGGCTTGCAGAGAGGAAACAACAAAAGGAGCAACCTGAATAG